From Anopheles coluzzii chromosome 3, AcolN3, whole genome shotgun sequence, the proteins below share one genomic window:
- the LOC120955033 gene encoding F-box/WD repeat-containing protein 5 isoform X2, whose amino-acid sequence MAEIGDDVPLADRIRGKTVHQRGARESVESNSSTSSGSSEQDGEDGGTYMDNSPWVFMPEPLFIKIFLQLRARDVLNAGQCCKRWYKLSKDDYIWRKYFRQEFNVDPSIQLKRGAESWRAEYRRLTNNVPMVMTDVLTFHSHQVLHVSFSHNGKMFATCSKDGFVIVWNSAYPTTMRDSYDMRKLSWKYTQFSQFNQSDTLLLVSGVHFGSPHSTSGEIAVFTVQNGFKLKCRVTNRPYDIFGTWFSDQHLLSGDLSWLAHLVSSSILWLNKANQEVDSEHTPVRSQMYKFYNRNASSIRAIMVANCPWLSDEAEVKKEGEKEKGTSDAEQKSSDDEPGTSSGDRRAGNPLSHYQMSQDVDSDEEQDEGVDDGQDPRAAEDVPYQLLVGDQVDYASPIQYLQEFRQEYEESYYESSDDCLEDDEDDGDDEELSEGEDDLENMCPKYLIFSTGSKTYTPHQIGFKRITSVNFPRRIDPGPSLRERIALRDRQRELQNEEPPMEPNWANYEAVAGRFDKVDKLIDLHGHIIGMGLSPDHRYLYVNSRPWPKNCVIRNPLDPPAIAQEIDIHVIDLMTLKKVGKMLRAHKAYTPNTECFFIFLDVCDNYVASGAEDMHAYLWDRYYGVCLAKYQHADVVNSVAFNPRDNEMLVTTSDDYEIRIWRSLSKAKKLGIPIVNRASEFRKQKSNRPPPPPQQQHQHCMRSFV is encoded by the exons ATGGCGGAAATCGGCGATGATGTGCCGTTGGCCGATAGGATCCGCGGCAAGACCGTGCATCAGCGCGGTGCTCGCGAAAGTGTGGAGTCCAACAGCTCGACAAGCTCCGGCAGCAGCGAGCAGGACGGAGAGGACGGAGGAACGTACATGGACAACAGCCCGTGGGTGTTTATGCCCGAGCCGCTGTTTATAAAAATCTTTCTTCAACTTCGAGCGCGCGATGTCCTGAACGCTGGCCAATGCTGCAAACGTTGGTACAAACTGTCCAAAGATGATTACATCTGGCGAAAGTACTTCCGCCAGGAGTTTAACGTAGACCCATCGATCCAGCTGAAACGAG GTGCGGAAAGCTGGCGGGCCGAGTACCGACGCTTGACCAACAATGTGCCGATGGTAATGACGGATGTGCTGACCTTCCATTCACACCAAGTACTGCACGTTAGCTTTTCACACAACGGGAAAATGTTTGCCACCTGCTCCAAAGATGGGTTTGTAATC GTATGGAATTCGGCCTATCCAACGACGATGCGGGACTCCTACGATATGCGCAAGCTAAGCTGGAAGTATACCCAGTTTTCACAGTTTAATCAAAGTGACACGCTGTTGCTTGTGTCCGGGGTTCATTTTGGCTCCCCGCATAGCACTTCCGGCGAGATTGCGGTGTTCACTGTACAAA ATGGGTTTAAGCTGAAATGCCGCGTAACGAATCGCCCCTACGACATATTTGGAACGTGGTTCAGTGATCAGCATTTGCTCTCGGGCGATCTGAGCTGGTTGGCACATTTGGTCAGCTCCTCAATACTGTGGCTCAACAAAGCGAACCAGGAGGTTGACTCAGAGCATACGCCAGTACGTAGCCAGATGTACAAATTCTACAATCGCAATGCCAGCTCCATACGTGCGATCATGGTCGCGAACTGTCCATGGTTAAGTGATGAAGCGGAAGTGAAAAAAGAaggcgaaaaagaaaagggcaCCAGTGATGCAGAGCAGAAATCGTCGGACGACGAACCAGGAACCAGTAGTGGCGATCGTCGGGCCGGAAACCCTCTGTCACACTACCAGATGAGCCAAGACGTCGATTCGGATGAGGAACAGGACGAAGGCGTTGATGATG GCCAGGATCCCAGAGCAGCGGAAGATGTGCCGTACCAGCTGCTCGTTGGCGACCAGGTAGATTACGCTAGCCCGATACAGTATCTGCAAGAATTTCGCCAGGAGTATGAAGAGTCTTACTACGAATCCTCGGATGACTGTCtcgaggacgacgaggacgacggtGACGATGAGGAGCTGTCCGAGGGGGAGGACGATTTAGAAAACATGTGTCCAAAGTATCTGATATTTTCCACCGGCTCAAAGACATACACACCGCATCAGATCGGGTTCAAGCGCATCACGAGCGTCAACTTTCCGCGACGTATCGATCCGGGTCCATCGCTGCGTGAACGCATAGCGCTACGCGATCGGCAGCGCGAGCTACAG AATGAAGAGCCTCCGATGGAACCGAACTGGGCGAACTATGAGGCGGTGGCGGGACGATTCGACAAGGTGGACAAACTGATCGATCTGCACGGGCACATCATAGGGATGGGGCTGAGTCCGGACCACCGCTATCTGTACGTGAACAGCCGACCGTGGCCGAAGAACTGTGTGATTCGTAACCCGCTCGATCCGCCCGCGATCGCACAGGAGATCGATATACACGTGATAGACTTGATGACGCTGAAGAAGGTGGGCAAGATGCTGCGTGCCCACAAAGCCTATACACCCAATACGGAGTGTTTCTTTATCTTTCTGGACGTCTGTGATAATTATGTGGCCAG CGGTGCGGAAGACATGCATGCATACCTATGGGATCGTTACTATGGCGTGTGTTTGGCCAAGTATCAGCACGCAGACGTGGTGAACAGCGTTGCCTTCAATCCGCGGGACAACGAGATGCTAGTGACTACCAGTGACGATTACGAGATAAGG ATTTGGCGATCGCTttcgaaagcaaaaaagctgggCATACCAATCGTTAACCGAGCGTCCGAGTTTCGTAAACAGAAAAGCAACcgaccaccgccgccaccacagcagcagcatcagcactGCATGCGATCGTTCGTTTAG
- the LOC120955032 gene encoding solute carrier organic anion transporter family member 74D-like: MKSNQLCGISCWHPAWLQRFATPRSFIMVYGFLGTVQAMAYIYFVITLTTLEKRFKIPSSTTGIILSGNEISQILLSLILSYVGGHRNRPRWIAWGVVFCALSCFILALPHFIYGAGDEALQLTKEYIREREEDEARIRSHQNYTIMVKSTNRLCLDTSSPKECLETISVVPLVLIFMSQFVLGIGNTLYYSLGQTYLDDNTKKTNTPLMLAYASSLRTFGPVVGFALGYFALKIYIDPTKTPIIDSSDPRWLGAWWLGWILLGVAMIIFAFLIGMFPKEIPKKSKQADTNQVKRPHSTVPVMLMNDAEAFGKEKESLSKRQQQAVTENTAEFAESIVEFPQLKDFPMALMRLLKNKLLMFNILSGIFYILGSSGYITFLSKYIEVQFHKSTANATVITGPITLFGMVAGFLISGIIISKKKPSPKKLLFWNVIVGAGYMAGQISYLFLTCPDGTMPLVQGRLNLTTDCNSHCHCDGIPYSPVCQEDTGITFFSACHAGCDQWHTAEKYYDSCSCQNENYSPITKQPWEKYTTTFYTTQPNPSTTPQSITNADDQSKPTEAWLTSGTGSGSSSTVGQLDTTTLNVAADTIKLLAGNEPVVNYTLSHDELKTEDANLPPSDKPGDQLPNGAEQSDEPHQEQSSLPPIPEASADDGTDRTTESSRRRRRLAVDKTDEEQHSTTTIPNQPDSILYTAKLVPGACLKGCAVGFYLFSIISSIINCLGASGRIGNLLVNYRCVSKQDKSFTQGLILMMISLFALIPGPIIYGRIIDSTCLVWTEECGKRGNCQLYDQKLFRYYINITALCLTSVGVFFDGLVWWYGKTLDLYGEREMAEQQQRQQQQQQHNQHKVHPEPISNHAFKHDS; the protein is encoded by the exons ATGAAATCGAACCAGCTCTGTGGCATATCCTGCTGGCATCCGGCCTGGCTGCAGCGCTTCGCTACGCCCCGATCGTTCATTATGGTGTACGGGTTTCTCGGCACCGTGCAGGCGATGGCGTACATCTACTTCGTCATCACGCTTACCACGCTGGAGAAACGGTTCAAAATTCCCTCCTCTACTACGG GTATTATCCTGAGTGGCAATGAAATATCTCAGATCCTGCTGTCCCTCATACTGTCGTACGTCGGCGGCCACCGGAACCGACCGCGCTGGATTGCCTGGGGTGTGGTGTTCTGTGCACTGTCCTGCTTCATCCTGGCCCTGCCGCACTTCATTTACGGTGCCGGCGATGAAGCCCTGCAGCTGACGAAGGAGTACATCCGCGAGCGGGAAGAGGACGAGGCACGCATCCGCTCGCACCAGAACTACACGATCATGGTGAAGAGCACGAACCGGCTGTGTTTGGACACCTCCTCGCCGAAGGAATGCCTCGAGACGATCTCGGTCGTACCGTTGGTGCTGATCTTCATGTCCCAGTTTGTGCTCGGCATCGGCAATACACTGTACTATTCGCTCGGCCAAACGTACCTGGACGATAATACGAAGAAAACCAACACCCCGCTGATGCTGGCATACGCATCCTCCCTGCGCACGTTTGGGCCGGTGGTTGGATTTGCGCTCG GATACTTTGCGCTGAAGATCTACATCGATCCTACGAAGACGCCCATCATTGACAGCTCCGATCCACGGTGGCTTGGAGCATGGTGGCTCGGCTGGATATTGCTCGGTGTGGCGATGATCATCTTCGCCTTTCTGATCGGAATGTTTCCAAAGGAAATACCGAAGAAATCGAAGCAGGCCGATACGAACCAAGTCAAGCGCCCACACTCCACCGTCCCCGTCATGCTGATGAACGACGCGGAAGCATTCGGCAAGGAGAAGGAAAGTCTCAGCAAACGTCAGCAGCAGGCTGTGACGGAGAACACTGCCGAGTTTGCCGAAAGTATCGTCGAGTTTCCGCAACTGAAAG ATTTTCCCATGGCCTTGATGCGACTGCTCAAGAACAAGTTGCTTATGTTTAACATCCTTTCGGGGATCTTTTACATTCTCGGCTCCAGCGGATACATCACCTTCCTGAGCAAGTACATCGAGGTGCAGTTTCATAAGTCCACCGCAAATGCAACCGTCATCACTGGGCCCATAACGCTCTTCGGCATGGTCGCCGGGTTCCTGATATCCGGCATAATTATATCGAAGAAAAAGCCCTCGCCCAAGAAGCTGCTGTTCTGGAACGTTATCGTCGGTGCGGGATACATGGCCGGGCAGATATCCTACCTCTTCCTGACCTGTCCCGACGGTACGATGCCGTTGGTGCAGGGCCGACTAAATCTTACGACCGACTGTAACAGCCACTGCCACTGTGACGGGATACCGTACAGCCCGGTCTGTCAGGAGGACACGGGCATTACCTTCTTTTCCGCCTGTCATGCCGGGTGCGATCAGTGGCACACGGCAGAAAAGTATTACGACAGTTGCTCCTGCCAAAATGAAAACTATTCCCCCATCACTAAGCAGCCGTGGGAAAAATACACGACCACTTTCTATACAACCCAGCCCAATCCATCTACAACACCGCAGAGCATTACAAATGCAGACGATCAAAGTAAGCCCACAGAGGCTTGGTTGACTTCCGGCACGGGCAGTGGGAGCTCCTCAACGGTCGGACAGTTGGATACAACTACACTGAACGTTGCAGCTGACACGATTAAACTCTTGGCCGGCAATGAACCAGTGGTCAACTACACTCTTTCCCACGATGAGCTGAAGACGGAAGACGCCAACCTACCCCCGTCAGATAAGCCCGGTGATCAGCTGCCGAATGGTGCCGAACAGTCTGACGAGCCGCACCAGGAGCAAAGCTCTTTGCCGCCCATTCCGGAAGCCTCAGCCGACGATGGTACCGATCGAACAACGGAATCTTCGCGTCGGAGAAGGCGACTAGCGGTGGACAAAACCGACGAGGAGCAACACTCTACAACGACCATACCGAACCAACCGGACAGCATACTGTACACGGCGAAACTGGTCCCTGGCGCATGCCTCAAAGGATGTGCCGTGGGTTTCTATCTCTTTTCCATCATCTCCAGCATTATCAACTGTTTGGGAGCGTCTGGTCGAATCGGTAATCTGCTGGTCAACTATCG ATGCGTCTCGAAGCAGGACAAATCTTTCACCCAAGGATTGATACTGATGATGATTAGTTTGTTCGCATTAATTCCTGGCCCGATTATCTACGGAAGAATTATCGACAGCACGTGTCTAGTGTGGACGGAAGAGTGCGGCAAACGGGGCAACTGTCAACTGTACGACCAGAAGCTGTTCCGATATTACATTAACATTACAGCATTGT GCCTTACGTCGGTGGGAGTGTTTTTCGATGGTTTGGTATGGTGGTATGGCAAAACGTTAGATTTGTACGGTGAGCGGGAAATGGCGGAACAGCAACAgagacaacagcagcagcagcaacacaaccAGCACAAAGTTCATCCAGAACCGATCAGTAATCATGCGTTCAAACATGATTCGTGA
- the LOC120955033 gene encoding F-box/WD repeat-containing protein 5 isoform X1, producing MAEIGDDVPLADRIRGKTVHQRGARESVESNSSTSSGSSEQDGEDGGTYMDNSPWVFMPEPLFIKIFLQLRARDVLNAGQCCKRWYKLSKDDYIWRKYFRQEFNVDPSIQLKRGAESWRAEYRRLTNNVPMVMTDVLTFHSHQVLHVSFSHNGKMFATCSKDGFVIVWNSAYPTTMRDSYDMRKLSWKYTQFSQFNQSDTLLLVSGVHFGSPHSTSGEIAVFTVQNGFKLKCRVTNRPYDIFGTWFSDQHLLSGDLSWLAHLVSSSILWLNKANQEVDSEHTPVRSQMYKFYNRNASSIRAIMVANCPWLSDEAEVKKEGEKEKGTSDAEQKSSDDEPGTSSGDRRAGNPLSHYQMSQDVDSDEEQDEGVDDGQDPRAAEDVPYQLLVGDQVDYASPIQYLQEFRQEYEESYYESSDDCLEDDEDDGDDEELSEGEDDLENMCPKYLIFSTGSKTYTPHQIGFKRITSVNFPRRIDPGPSLRERIALRDRQRELQVIMAEMSPEEIRLQYILQNEEPPMEPNWANYEAVAGRFDKVDKLIDLHGHIIGMGLSPDHRYLYVNSRPWPKNCVIRNPLDPPAIAQEIDIHVIDLMTLKKVGKMLRAHKAYTPNTECFFIFLDVCDNYVASGAEDMHAYLWDRYYGVCLAKYQHADVVNSVAFNPRDNEMLVTTSDDYEIRIWRSLSKAKKLGIPIVNRASEFRKQKSNRPPPPPQQQHQHCMRSFV from the exons ATGGCGGAAATCGGCGATGATGTGCCGTTGGCCGATAGGATCCGCGGCAAGACCGTGCATCAGCGCGGTGCTCGCGAAAGTGTGGAGTCCAACAGCTCGACAAGCTCCGGCAGCAGCGAGCAGGACGGAGAGGACGGAGGAACGTACATGGACAACAGCCCGTGGGTGTTTATGCCCGAGCCGCTGTTTATAAAAATCTTTCTTCAACTTCGAGCGCGCGATGTCCTGAACGCTGGCCAATGCTGCAAACGTTGGTACAAACTGTCCAAAGATGATTACATCTGGCGAAAGTACTTCCGCCAGGAGTTTAACGTAGACCCATCGATCCAGCTGAAACGAG GTGCGGAAAGCTGGCGGGCCGAGTACCGACGCTTGACCAACAATGTGCCGATGGTAATGACGGATGTGCTGACCTTCCATTCACACCAAGTACTGCACGTTAGCTTTTCACACAACGGGAAAATGTTTGCCACCTGCTCCAAAGATGGGTTTGTAATC GTATGGAATTCGGCCTATCCAACGACGATGCGGGACTCCTACGATATGCGCAAGCTAAGCTGGAAGTATACCCAGTTTTCACAGTTTAATCAAAGTGACACGCTGTTGCTTGTGTCCGGGGTTCATTTTGGCTCCCCGCATAGCACTTCCGGCGAGATTGCGGTGTTCACTGTACAAA ATGGGTTTAAGCTGAAATGCCGCGTAACGAATCGCCCCTACGACATATTTGGAACGTGGTTCAGTGATCAGCATTTGCTCTCGGGCGATCTGAGCTGGTTGGCACATTTGGTCAGCTCCTCAATACTGTGGCTCAACAAAGCGAACCAGGAGGTTGACTCAGAGCATACGCCAGTACGTAGCCAGATGTACAAATTCTACAATCGCAATGCCAGCTCCATACGTGCGATCATGGTCGCGAACTGTCCATGGTTAAGTGATGAAGCGGAAGTGAAAAAAGAaggcgaaaaagaaaagggcaCCAGTGATGCAGAGCAGAAATCGTCGGACGACGAACCAGGAACCAGTAGTGGCGATCGTCGGGCCGGAAACCCTCTGTCACACTACCAGATGAGCCAAGACGTCGATTCGGATGAGGAACAGGACGAAGGCGTTGATGATG GCCAGGATCCCAGAGCAGCGGAAGATGTGCCGTACCAGCTGCTCGTTGGCGACCAGGTAGATTACGCTAGCCCGATACAGTATCTGCAAGAATTTCGCCAGGAGTATGAAGAGTCTTACTACGAATCCTCGGATGACTGTCtcgaggacgacgaggacgacggtGACGATGAGGAGCTGTCCGAGGGGGAGGACGATTTAGAAAACATGTGTCCAAAGTATCTGATATTTTCCACCGGCTCAAAGACATACACACCGCATCAGATCGGGTTCAAGCGCATCACGAGCGTCAACTTTCCGCGACGTATCGATCCGGGTCCATCGCTGCGTGAACGCATAGCGCTACGCGATCGGCAGCGCGAGCTACAGGTAATTATGGCCGAGATGTCACCGGAAGAAATCCGCCTGCAGTATATCTTACAGAATGAAGAGCCTCCGATGGAACCGAACTGGGCGAACTATGAGGCGGTGGCGGGACGATTCGACAAGGTGGACAAACTGATCGATCTGCACGGGCACATCATAGGGATGGGGCTGAGTCCGGACCACCGCTATCTGTACGTGAACAGCCGACCGTGGCCGAAGAACTGTGTGATTCGTAACCCGCTCGATCCGCCCGCGATCGCACAGGAGATCGATATACACGTGATAGACTTGATGACGCTGAAGAAGGTGGGCAAGATGCTGCGTGCCCACAAAGCCTATACACCCAATACGGAGTGTTTCTTTATCTTTCTGGACGTCTGTGATAATTATGTGGCCAG CGGTGCGGAAGACATGCATGCATACCTATGGGATCGTTACTATGGCGTGTGTTTGGCCAAGTATCAGCACGCAGACGTGGTGAACAGCGTTGCCTTCAATCCGCGGGACAACGAGATGCTAGTGACTACCAGTGACGATTACGAGATAAGG ATTTGGCGATCGCTttcgaaagcaaaaaagctgggCATACCAATCGTTAACCGAGCGTCCGAGTTTCGTAAACAGAAAAGCAACcgaccaccgccgccaccacagcagcagcatcagcactGCATGCGATCGTTCGTTTAG